The Eriocheir sinensis breed Jianghai 21 chromosome 21, ASM2467909v1, whole genome shotgun sequence genome includes the window CCTCAGGGTGGAGCCCGCCGccagggatgggaagaggaagacccTGCGGTGGAAGCCCATGCTCACCCACCCGCCTGTTGGGACGCACTCGTAGGGGATGGGGCACGGGGTGGCCCCTGGAGCGGACAGGTAAATTTTGAGGAGCAACAACACCTGAGTTGATGTCATGATTCACCCTTTGGGGGCGGGGACGCCTGCGCCCGGTCGTCCTGGTGTTCCCTGGGCTCAGTGTGGTCTTCGAGTCCTCTAGGGGCTCTGGGAGAGTTGTTGGGGCAGGGGTGGTGGGTGGCATGGTGGTTGGATTCTGAGGGGCAGCTTCATTGTCTTTTTGACCAACAGTGTCAGTGGAGTCAGACGGGAGGGTCTCTGCAGGTTCAGATTCCAATGTGTTGCCAGAACTTgaaatggaggaggtgatgggctCTGGGGCAAGGGTGGTGGGTTCAGGGTCACTGTTTTCAGGTCTTGGAGGGAGAGGGATCTTAGGAACACTCTCTCTATGTAGAGGCTCTGGAGCAACGGTGGTGGGCTCAGGATCAGTGGCTTCAGTCTTTGGAGGGAGGGTGATCTCCAGACCACTCTCCCTAAACTCCTCTGGAGGAGTGGTGGTGGGCTCTGGAGTGCTTACTTCAggttcaggaggaggaagggggatctCGGGAACACTTTCTCTCTGAATAGATCCAGGGAAGAGAATAGGTTTTAGACTGCTCTTATCAAGTTTTGGAGCAAAAGTGGTCTCTGAAATCTCTGTGGGCTCAGGAGCAGTGGTGATCTCTGGAGTGTTGTCTTCAGGAAGTGGGAACTTTGGAGGACTCTCTCTGGGCTCTGAAGAAAAGGCAACTGCTGGGGTGTTGTCTGCAGACTCTGGAGTAATGGTGGTGTCAGGAATCTTGTCTTCAGGTTCTGTTGGAAGGGGGAACTCTGGAGGGCTTTCCCTGGGCACTGAAGGAAAAGCAACTGCAAGGGTGATGTTTGCAGGCTCTGGAGTAATGGTGGTCTCAGGGGTGTTGTCTTTAGGCACAAGAGTGGCAGTGGCCTCAGGATCAGCATCCACAGATTCGGGAGCAAGGGTGTCGGAGGGCTCTGGAGTGATGGTCTGGATGGAGCGTAGCAGCCCTATGGTCGTCATCTCTCCCGCGTCCTGGATCACCGGCTGTTTGGTCCAGAGAGCTTGACAACGTGGCCGAGGAGGCGTGGTTACTATGTCACAATGGTCATCACAAACACGATGCATAGGAGTCATGCATAAGCTGCTTCACCGATCCCGTTGCCCTGCTGCCACCACTACCAGGCCTTACTGTAGGGTTAGTGATATCATGCATTATTTGCTTCACTGCTCAAGCATAATGAGGCTTGAGGAGCATACTGACCCTCCAATGTAGTTTATACATGCATTAGTTAAGCATTTACATATAACTAGCAGACCATGTATCAGCAGCATACCATTTGAGGTATTTTTGACATTGTGTATGTAGTATTTAATATGTATGACTGGAACACAACATTGCTTGTCTCCTCATCGTGCATCATGAACCTTACTAAGCATGGAAATTCTGCTCTGCATGCATTTATTTTCAAAATCCTAGAATCATAGAAGCATATTAGAGCTTTTGCTAATGATTTGTTTTGTCCTTGACCTGCCACCTTTAtcttaaaagaaaaatacatgcatTGGAAGGGATTACAATAATATGGACCTGAACCTGACCCCAAAAGATCCAAAATTAAAAGCCAAAGATATTTCATAAGTTTGGTTCTGTTGAGTATTATATACCTTTAATGAACACATTGACTTGTGTGTTTGTCAAGTTCAACAAGAAAAGTGAAAGACAGGGAATGGAGAGACTTTTAACAGTGATGCAAACCCTCAAGTAAAACCTGACAAGCAATTTTTCAAGAAACTTACAACTCATGACTCGTGAAAAGCAAAACTTTAACAGTGATgcttgaaatgagagagagagagagagagagagagagagagagaatgaaattaagcaacaaacaaacaaaaaaatacaaaaaaactcaccacaaccaccaccaccacccattacTAAAACTCACCCCAGCCACCACATCCAGTCCAGCAGAAGGtgccactaccaccgtcaccacaagcaggagcaggaggaagaggaggagggagggagaactcaCCTGGGTGGTCGGGGAGGCACCTGACCCTATTGCATCGAGCCACACCTGAGAGTAGTCTTTGTTGTCCCTCACCTGGAACTCAAAGTCTATGGCACGGAACAGGTCCAGGCGGTGGctgtggagaggagagggagagaggaagtatggtagagggagtgagagtgtggtggagggagtgagagagtgtggtggaggaagggagagtgtggtggaagaagggagtgtcttaagaggaagggaaagaatgggcaaggaggtgtgtgtgtgtttgtgtgtgtgtttggtgcaagaagaaagggagtgcattagagaaaaggaggaagtaggggaggtgtgtgtctgtgtgtgtggcgcaggaaggaagggagtgtgttagaggatgagaggaagtggGCAAGGAGGTGTGtgtagtgaaggaagggagggaaggaatgggcaaAGAGGTGTGTGTagtgcaggaagggagggaggaagttggcgatgaggtgtgtgtgtctgtgtgtggtgcAAACATTGGtaatagtaataaatagtaatacAGAGATCAATTCATAGCCTGTCCAACcacataaggaaaaataagaacattaaatgaaaagaagtaaaaaagactATTACAGGATTTATAAAGTAATGGGAATAGATCACAATTATTTCCTATTAAAGACTCCAGATTCATTTCCTTGTATTTTCCCCTATAATCTCTGAATTTCTCTACATTCATCGACTCATCCAATAACTCAACAAGAAATTTTAAAACACTTACATATATATTGATTAAAAAGAAATTCAGATCTCCGTTACTTTTCTGGTCACAAAtcaataaaaagagaaacaaatgggaaaaaaagacaaCTATAAGAACATAttcaacacactcacacactaccATGACAACACCTTTCCCCTTACGCTTCACTGTCCCTTCACTCTACACACACTTACAAGTCAGCGCTGGGATAGTTGGGGTCATTGTTGGGGGCGGGGTAGAGGGCCTGATACTGACGTGCCTCCCCGACCCCATGGATGGCGTAGGCGTTCACCAGGGTCACGTTGGGAGGGAAGTAACCAGGAGGGATCATGGCTGACCCCTTCCACAGACCCTGCAGGAGTGACGGAGTGTTAGGTGTGTGCTGGCTTTAGGTTAGCTATGTGTGTCCCCATTCTTATTACGGCAACCtgtgtctccttgtcttcctGTCCCACACTTTATCTGCATGGTCAGCAAGAAGAGGCACCAATACTGATAGAAAGGAACACAGACAAGCAAACTGACATATAGGGTcgtatattataagacatttcgtcacccaagttcacatatttgaaaaggctttcgtaggaattttgggcatttccaggggtagttttatgaccctggtggtagtttgacccttcttctgtactgtgaacctaaagaaacactcattagaacccgactgaccccctctttgacctttagaaatgactgatgtgagaagcgaaagtgtcttataataccgtccATAGGCTGACGCATCTTACTTTCTTTGGTCAGACTTTTCATGTATTTTAATgtggaggaaaggataagagGGAGACGTGTAACCTTAAAAAAAATTGGAGCTTTCAAACACTTCATCATCTTAATTCTTATTTTTCAATGAAGTTTATGACAAAACTGAAGCAGAAttttaattagaaaaaaaagaagagtgcaAAGAAACCCATTGGAGGTGTTGGATTGGCTGCATCCTGTTCTTACCTTCCCCTTGTAACACCCCCTCGCCCACACTCACCGGGGTGCTTCCCACAGGGTCAGTCTTCTCGGTGACAATGTAGTCCAGCGGCAGCGAGTCCTTGATGGCGTTGCGTTCCCCttgcaggagcagcagcaggtgtTGTCCCCAGGGCCCCAGCTCCACCTCCAGGTACTCGTCGTTCTTGTTGAGGAAGAACATCTCCACCACTGATAcacagaggaggacaaggagacaaTGGTGACAAcaatgaagacaaaagaaaacaattgtCATAATTTTCATGATGCCTTGCTCTTTCCTGAACTCAATTTATCTTTAAAGCAAAACCATTTGGGTAAGAAGAAAGAGTGCACATAATATCTTTCtgatacaatatttttttctttttgaaagAACAGAagtgacaagaaaaagaaaatactcaTCAGAACTTTACTGATGcttgctttttctttccttcatacatTATGATGGTGTGGCAAAGAAGCTTGAAAAATGTGTACATGTACATACATGTATGACACATAAGAGTAGTAAAACAAAACAACTTGAAACACTGAAACTGAAAATGCCAAAATGCAAGACAAATagtataaatcaataaaacatAAACAAACTTAAGGAAGCAAATATCTAAACTATAATGCAGATATGACAAAAAAGGATATAACAAAAATTATATAACAATTGTTCAAatacaaaatgagaaaaggatAAATCATAGCAAGTAAGGCAAAAATGTTACCAGAATTATTACGTTAAAAAATATTGTTAAGGGCTTTATCAAGGGGTTAGAGAGCGTGAAGGGTGAGCTGACTGACCTTCGTAGTCCCAGAGGCCGTAGAAGGGCTCACCAGGGGTGCCGTCAGGAGCAGGGTCATTGTAGAAGGGCGCTGTCACATTCAACTCCACGCCGGCCTGAGgaaagatgaggtgaggtgagatgagggCATACCTGGCTGGTAGGTCAAGTTGAGGCACACAGTCAGGAATAGACAGATATTTTTAGTATAGTaaaagaaacagctcaaagggaataaagaaataaataaaaatgttaagTGCTACTctgcataaacaaacaaaatgagtggccagaagagagagagagatacatagataaaaaGAATGACAGGCAGACAGTTTTACAGGCAgaacacagacagataaagatataCAAGCAAACAGACATAACAGGCAtactgacagatagataggtgcacgtacacacacatacacacacacacctcaaagcCCTGCAGTGTGACCTGGACCACAGGCGGGGACAGTGGCACATCATCCCAGGTTGTGGCGATGTCATAGCGAAACAGTCTGAGGAAACACATACCGCATGAGTCTAATTTTCCTGACATACAAAACACATTacacaaagaagagagaaaacaaggtaaaagctTACAAGGAAAAAGCTTTTAAAACAAGGAAAGGCTATAAATTAAGGGTCAAGACATAATATAAGTAAATAAACTTAAATAAATGAGGGCTTGCCATAACacgctaaaaaaaaatatatacatatattatatatatatatatatatatatatatatatatatatatatatatatatatatatatatatatatatatatatatatatatatatatatatatatatatatattaaaaaatccTGTGAGACTTAAGACaggataaaaaataagataacagCTTGTCATTTGAGGTACATGTTTATCAGAATTATCATAAAACagatcccttttcttccttggcCCTCAACTAATCACATTATATATACAGCCCCTTTTAGTATACTGTAAACTTTCTCCTTTCATTAAGAGCCCCTTTACCCGTCCACTCACCCCTGCAAAGAATCACTCCACAGCTGGCTCATGGAGTCTGTGGCCTGGCTGGGGAGGAGGCCGGAGAGGTCAATGGGCTTGAAGTACTGGAGGGCATGGCtgcagcagggagggaaggagggaatgttaGTGACTGGGCTAAGAGTTGCTTTTATCAGTGTCAAATGATGGACCTTTGggtgagagagaaacaaaatttATTACAATCAGAGACTCATGAACACATTGCTAACTGATTGAGTAACCGACCAAATGAATTACTGATTTATCAGCTGCTGATTGAAGTGAATGCTGATGGTACAATGACATTCTAATTAAGAAACAAACAATCCTACTAAGCTTACAAGTTCACTGACCAACTCAACAACTAATTTACTTattaactaactcactaactaaatcaattagtgaatgaataaatcaacaaaagaaaataaatagctaCCTGACTTACATGCAAATTGATTAACTGTGTGACTGACCAACTAACTGGCTGCTAAATaagtgactgattggctgactggccaACTAAatgattgattggctgactgactgaccgactgactgacccaCTGAATGAATGACTAATTGACAGACCGACAAGCTGATATAATCACACGTACAAGTCCGGGTTGGCAGCCGTGCTGGGTGCCGGGTAGAGCGCCTCGTAGACGCGTGCTTCTCCTGACCCATGGATGGCGTAGGCGTTGAACTTGGTCACCTGGGGAAGGGGGAACAGGTGAGCAGGGTGAGGGGAAAGCAAGATGGTTGGTCACATTAAGAAAATGACTGCAAAGAAGAATAAATCTATGAGACTGCATTTTTATGATATAATCTCTTAAGAAATAATAAAACTTTTAGATAAGAAAGACAAGCTTTCCGTTATGCTTTTAGGGTAAAAAGAGATAATGACTGTTTTAGATTTGATTTCACTTTTAATGCATATCTTATTTTAGGActtttaatgataataaaatagcaATGAATACAATAATAAGTAACATAATGACTAGACACCAAAAGGTAGA containing:
- the LOC127001687 gene encoding uncharacterized protein LOC127001687 isoform X3, translated to MSGECVRSGSGITTSLTAAMDARWRKMCLLAVMVVMCVAPVRSLDYSITTTWNGGALDHAPVSLSLSSSPDQQQLILTISAPFFNDPPSPAGPPGQPFYGLWDYEVVEAFFLNDANQYLEVEVCPWGQHIVLLLSGQRVTVRHSLQLEVSTQRGGGVWSGTAAIPVSYLPEKVTKFNAYAIHGSGEARVYEALYPAPSTAANPDFHALQYFKPIDLSGLLPSQATDSMSQLWSDSLQGLFRYDIATTWDDVPLSPPVVQVTLQGFEAGVELNVTAPFYNDPAPDGTPGEPFYGLWDYEVVEMFFLNKNDEYLEVELGPWGQHLLLLLQGERNAIKDSLPLDYIVTEKTDPVGSTPGLWKGSAMIPPGYFPPNVTLVNAYAIHGVGEARQYQALYPAPNNDPNYPSADFHRLDLFRAIDFEFQVRDNKDYSQVWLDAIGSGASPTTQPVIQDAGEMTTIGLLRSIQTITPEPSDTLAPESVDADPEATATLVPKDNTPETTITPEPANITLAVAFPSVPRESPPEFPLPTEPEDKIPDTTITPESADNTPAVAFSSEPRESPPKFPLPEDNTPEITTAPEPTEISETTFAPKLDKSSLKPILFPGSIQRESVPEIPLPPPEPEVSTPEPTTTPPEEFRESGLEITLPPKTEATDPEPTTVAPEPLHRESVPKIPLPPRPENSDPEPTTLAPEPITSSISSSGNTLESEPAETLPSDSTDTVGQKDNEAAPQNPTTMPPTTPAPTTLPEPLEDSKTTLSPGNTRTTGRRRPRPQRVNHDINSGVVAPQNLPVRSRGHPVPHPLRVRPNRRVGEHGLPPQGLPLPIPGGGLHPEDFLAQLGQHLLSQHQGLEFPPPQGQTFRSQHNQQRPLFPRDQQFQPPRDQQFQPPRGLGFQPPRDQQFQPPRGQGFQPPRDQQFQPATDQQSQPPISQPEDQAFRPPKDKPLQPPTDQQFQPPRGEGFQPPADQQFQPPTDQQFQPPADQQFQPPVSQPIEPPKDQEFQIPEDRQSQPSDQPLSAPQQEVQEQPQRRPTSGGLQQHQFPPSRGGGVSLGGAGEEEVGLQEVEEVITSLTEGSSALPPPHPLCFTPGLVPDERRCWVFHECELLDGQWQVYSWKCIRGHVFDPFNVACVPGRCRRRRRG
- the LOC127001687 gene encoding proteoglycan 4-like isoform X4, with the translated sequence MCLLAVMVVMCVAPVRSLDYSITTTWNGGALDHAPVSLSLSSSPDQQQLILTISAPFFNDPPSPAGPPGQPFYGLWDYEVVEMFFLNKNDEYLEVELGPWGQHLLLLLQGERNAIKDSLPLDYIVTEKTDPVGSTPGLWKGSAMIPPGYFPPNVTLVNAYAIHGVGEARQYQALYPAPNNDPNYPSADFHRLDLFRAIDFEFQVRDNKDYSQVWLDAIGSGASPTTQPVIQDAGEMTTIGLLRSIQTITPEPSDTLAPESVDADPEATATLVPKDNTPETTITPEPANITLAVAFPSVPRESPPEFPLPTEPEDKIPDTTITPESADNTPAVAFSSEPRESPPKFPLPEDNTPEITTAPEPTEISETTFAPKLDKSSLKPILFPGSIQRESVPEIPLPPPEPEVSTPEPTTTPPEEFRESGLEITLPPKTEATDPEPTTVAPEPLHRESVPKIPLPPRPENSDPEPTTLAPEPITSSISSSGNTLESEPAETLPSDSTDTVGQKDNEAAPQNPTTMPPTTPAPTTLPEPLEDSKTTLSPGNTRTTGRRRPRPQRVNHDINSGVVAPQNLPVRSRGHPVPHPLRVRPNRRVGEHGLPPQGLPLPIPGGGLHPEDFLAQLGQHLLSQHQGLEFPPPQGQTFRSQHNQQRPLFPRDQQFQPPRDQQFQPPRGLGFQPPRDQQFQPPRGQGFQPPRDQQFQPATDQQSQPPISQPEDQAFRPPKDKPLQPPTDQQFQPPRGEGFQPPADQQFQPPTDQQFQPPADQQFQPPVSQPIEPPKDQEFQIPEDRQSQPSDQPLSAPQQEVQEQPQRRPTSGGLQQHQFPPSRGGGVSLGGAGEEEVGLQEVEEVITSLTEGSSALPPPHPLCFTPGLVPDERRCWVFHECELLDGQWQVYSWKCIRGHVFDPFNVACVPGRCRRRRRG
- the LOC127001687 gene encoding uncharacterized protein LOC127001687 isoform X2, encoding MSLDYSITTTWNGGALDHAPVSLSLSSSPDQQQLILTISAPFFNDPPSPAGPPGQPFYGLWDYEVVEAFFLNDANQYLEVEVCPWGQHIVLLLSGQRVTVRHSLQLEVSTQRGGGVWSGTAAIPVSYLPEKVTKFNAYAIHGSGEARVYEALYPAPSTAANPDFHALQYFKPIDLSGLLPSQATDSMSQLWSDSLQGLFRYDIATTWDDVPLSPPVVQVTLQGFEAGVELNVTAPFYNDPAPDGTPGEPFYGLWDYEVVEMFFLNKNDEYLEVELGPWGQHLLLLLQGERNAIKDSLPLDYIVTEKTDPVGSTPGLWKGSAMIPPGYFPPNVTLVNAYAIHGVGEARQYQALYPAPNNDPNYPSADFHRLDLFRAIDFEFQVRDNKDYSQVWLDAIGSGASPTTQPVIQDAGEMTTIGLLRSIQTITPEPSDTLAPESVDADPEATATLVPKDNTPETTITPEPANITLAVAFPSVPRESPPEFPLPTEPEDKIPDTTITPESADNTPAVAFSSEPRESPPKFPLPEDNTPEITTAPEPTEISETTFAPKLDKSSLKPILFPGSIQRESVPEIPLPPPEPEVSTPEPTTTPPEEFRESGLEITLPPKTEATDPEPTTVAPEPLHRESVPKIPLPPRPENSDPEPTTLAPEPITSSISSSGNTLESEPAETLPSDSTDTVGQKDNEAAPQNPTTMPPTTPAPTTLPEPLEDSKTTLSPGNTRTTGRRRPRPQRVNHDINSGVVAPQNLPVRSRGHPVPHPLRVRPNRRVGEHGLPPQGLPLPIPGGGLHPEDFLAQLGQHLLSQHQGLEFPPPQGQTFRSQHNQQRPLFPRDQQFQPPRDQQFQPPRGLGFQPPRDQQFQPPRGQGFQPPRDQQFQPATDQQSQPPISQPEDQAFRPPKDKPLQPPTDQQFQPPRGEGFQPPADQQFQPPTDQQFQPPADQQFQPPVSQPIEPPKDQEFQIPEDRQSQPSDQPLSAPQQEVQEQPQRRPTSGGLQQHQFPPSRGGGVSLGGAGEEEVGLQEVEEVITSLTEGSSALPPPHPLCFTPGLVPDERRCWVFHECELLDGQWQVYSWKCIRGHVFDPFNVACVPGRCRRRRRG
- the LOC127001687 gene encoding uncharacterized protein LOC127001687 isoform X1 → MVLHGDMMRVLEVLTLSRVCVSLDYSITTTWNGGALDHAPVSLSLSSSPDQQQLILTISAPFFNDPPSPAGPPGQPFYGLWDYEVVEAFFLNDANQYLEVEVCPWGQHIVLLLSGQRVTVRHSLQLEVSTQRGGGVWSGTAAIPVSYLPEKVTKFNAYAIHGSGEARVYEALYPAPSTAANPDFHALQYFKPIDLSGLLPSQATDSMSQLWSDSLQGLFRYDIATTWDDVPLSPPVVQVTLQGFEAGVELNVTAPFYNDPAPDGTPGEPFYGLWDYEVVEMFFLNKNDEYLEVELGPWGQHLLLLLQGERNAIKDSLPLDYIVTEKTDPVGSTPGLWKGSAMIPPGYFPPNVTLVNAYAIHGVGEARQYQALYPAPNNDPNYPSADFHRLDLFRAIDFEFQVRDNKDYSQVWLDAIGSGASPTTQPVIQDAGEMTTIGLLRSIQTITPEPSDTLAPESVDADPEATATLVPKDNTPETTITPEPANITLAVAFPSVPRESPPEFPLPTEPEDKIPDTTITPESADNTPAVAFSSEPRESPPKFPLPEDNTPEITTAPEPTEISETTFAPKLDKSSLKPILFPGSIQRESVPEIPLPPPEPEVSTPEPTTTPPEEFRESGLEITLPPKTEATDPEPTTVAPEPLHRESVPKIPLPPRPENSDPEPTTLAPEPITSSISSSGNTLESEPAETLPSDSTDTVGQKDNEAAPQNPTTMPPTTPAPTTLPEPLEDSKTTLSPGNTRTTGRRRPRPQRVNHDINSGVVAPQNLPVRSRGHPVPHPLRVRPNRRVGEHGLPPQGLPLPIPGGGLHPEDFLAQLGQHLLSQHQGLEFPPPQGQTFRSQHNQQRPLFPRDQQFQPPRDQQFQPPRGLGFQPPRDQQFQPPRGQGFQPPRDQQFQPATDQQSQPPISQPEDQAFRPPKDKPLQPPTDQQFQPPRGEGFQPPADQQFQPPTDQQFQPPADQQFQPPVSQPIEPPKDQEFQIPEDRQSQPSDQPLSAPQQEVQEQPQRRPTSGGLQQHQFPPSRGGGVSLGGAGEEEVGLQEVEEVITSLTEGSSALPPPHPLCFTPGLVPDERRCWVFHECELLDGQWQVYSWKCIRGHVFDPFNVACVPGRCRRRRRG